In Synechococcus sp. KORDI-52, one genomic interval encodes:
- a CDS encoding DUF4912 domain-containing protein — translation MSQTLSSLARLTLRQLRQIASDLGVPLYSRKSKETLVDEVAQRQQKRGGDLKAIKEELTAPVVNTTETRVVFLPRDPQWAYVFWEISDADRNMAQKEGASRLCLRLADVTGMQDGNAHPHTLQEVPVDSHSTEWYLPVPLCDRDYRVELGYRIGATWMSLAFSSVARVPALHPSEQILDQFVPFSLDTAPAEPAAAPVAPIESSNSGLHERLYQSATVHFRRRRVGSEEFQEGFDTSGESIGLNDSGVGLWASGRSESGLGGVAPRQRSFWLVADAELIVYGATDPSARLTIGGEEVPLSTDGTFRIQVPFRDGEQMYAIEATASDGEQKRNITLNFKRETPEDNSNPASEARAEWF, via the coding sequence GTGTCCCAAACCCTTTCATCACTGGCACGTCTCACCCTTCGTCAACTGCGTCAGATCGCCAGTGACCTGGGCGTGCCGCTTTACAGCCGCAAGAGCAAGGAAACCCTCGTTGATGAGGTTGCCCAGCGCCAGCAGAAGCGGGGTGGGGACCTGAAAGCCATCAAGGAGGAGCTCACCGCTCCTGTGGTGAACACAACGGAAACCCGCGTTGTGTTCCTCCCTCGTGATCCCCAATGGGCCTATGTGTTCTGGGAGATCTCGGACGCCGATCGCAACATGGCGCAAAAGGAAGGTGCCAGCCGTCTCTGCCTGCGCCTGGCAGACGTCACGGGCATGCAGGACGGCAATGCCCATCCGCACACCCTCCAGGAAGTGCCCGTCGACAGCCACAGCACAGAGTGGTACCTGCCAGTACCTCTCTGTGACCGGGATTACCGGGTCGAACTGGGATATCGCATCGGCGCCACCTGGATGTCGCTGGCCTTCTCCTCGGTGGCCCGCGTGCCGGCACTTCACCCCAGCGAACAGATTCTTGATCAGTTCGTGCCCTTCAGCCTCGACACCGCCCCAGCAGAACCGGCAGCTGCTCCCGTCGCACCAATCGAATCCAGCAACAGCGGCCTGCATGAACGCCTCTACCAAAGCGCCACGGTTCACTTCCGCCGGCGCCGGGTCGGCTCCGAAGAATTCCAGGAAGGATTCGACACGTCGGGCGAAAGCATTGGTTTGAATGATTCGGGTGTTGGTCTCTGGGCCAGCGGACGCAGCGAATCTGGACTTGGTGGTGTTGCACCTCGCCAACGCTCCTTCTGGCTTGTGGCTGACGCCGAACTGATCGTCTATGGCGCCACTGATCCCTCTGCTCGCCTCACCATTGGCGGGGAGGAGGTGCCTCTCTCCACCGACGGCACCTTCCGGATTCAAGTCCCCTTCCGCGATGGCGAGCAGATGTACGCCATCGAGGCCACGGCTTCCGATGGAGAACAGAAGCGCAACATCACGCTCAACTTCAAGCGTGAAACACCCGAAGACAACAGCAACCCCGCCAGCGAAGCCCGCGCCGAGTGGTTCTGA
- a CDS encoding phospholipase D-like domain-containing protein, whose protein sequence is MLQSRLGLIASLLLCGGCSQAGSVVGHGPADLALPDQIDVVFNHHATSRYRSPLTGSWRNGDDLEQWLITAINTANEEVLVAVQELSLSRIAAALIAAQQRGVHVAVLLENNYSPAWSEQRPSGLNERDRQRWHQLNRLADSDGDGSTSPEEAFRGDAVALLRAAHIPLLDDTEDGSSGSGLMHHKFLVIDQTTVITGSANLTSSGLHGDAGRPSSRGNVNHLLRLNSSELAALFRQEFAQMWGDGPGGKQDSRFGLQKAGGGVRRLQVGGIPVEVLFSPHPKRDRNHGLNLLTRQLKTAKKRIDLALFVFSAQQLTNVLREQIEQGVTIRLVADPGFASRPFSEVLDLLGVTLPDHACKVEAGNHPLEQGLNAIGTPRLARGDKLHHKFAVIDNKTVITGSFNWSPSAAHINDETLLVIHSPQLAQHFTREMDRLWDTAELGITPHIQRKLDRQKIRCGDGVTRG, encoded by the coding sequence ATGCTGCAGAGCAGGCTGGGCTTGATCGCATCGCTCCTCCTTTGCGGTGGTTGCAGCCAAGCAGGCTCAGTCGTAGGCCATGGCCCTGCCGACCTGGCATTGCCCGACCAGATCGACGTGGTCTTCAATCACCACGCCACATCGAGATACCGCTCACCCCTTACAGGCTCCTGGCGCAATGGCGATGACCTGGAGCAGTGGCTGATTACAGCCATTAACACCGCCAATGAAGAGGTGCTGGTGGCTGTGCAGGAGCTCAGCTTGTCAAGGATTGCCGCAGCGCTGATCGCAGCACAACAACGAGGCGTACACGTTGCTGTGCTGCTGGAAAACAACTACAGCCCTGCCTGGAGCGAACAACGGCCCAGCGGGTTGAACGAGCGGGACCGACAGCGCTGGCATCAACTGAACCGCCTCGCCGACAGCGATGGGGATGGCAGCACGAGTCCGGAGGAAGCCTTCCGCGGTGATGCCGTTGCGCTGCTGCGAGCCGCGCATATTCCACTGTTGGATGACACCGAAGACGGCAGCAGCGGCAGCGGCCTGATGCACCACAAGTTTCTGGTAATTGACCAAACAACAGTGATTACAGGCAGCGCCAATCTCACCAGTTCCGGCCTGCACGGTGATGCGGGGCGACCCTCCAGCCGCGGCAATGTGAACCATCTGCTGAGGCTCAACAGCTCTGAGCTGGCTGCGTTGTTCCGGCAGGAATTCGCCCAGATGTGGGGCGATGGCCCCGGTGGTAAGCAGGACAGTCGCTTCGGACTGCAGAAGGCAGGCGGAGGCGTGCGAAGGCTGCAGGTCGGTGGCATCCCGGTGGAGGTGCTGTTCTCCCCCCATCCCAAAAGAGATCGGAATCACGGGCTCAACCTGTTGACCAGGCAGCTGAAAACAGCAAAGAAGCGCATTGATCTGGCCCTGTTTGTGTTCTCCGCACAGCAATTAACGAACGTGCTGCGAGAACAGATCGAGCAAGGGGTAACGATCCGGCTGGTCGCGGATCCTGGCTTTGCGAGCCGCCCCTTCTCGGAAGTGCTCGATCTACTTGGGGTCACCCTGCCGGATCACGCCTGCAAGGTGGAAGCTGGCAATCACCCCCTGGAGCAGGGTCTGAATGCGATCGGCACCCCCCGCCTCGCGCGCGGCGACAAGCTGCATCACAAGTTCGCCGTCATCGACAACAAAACCGTGATCACGGGATCCTTCAACTGGTCGCCCTCTGCCGCTCACATCAATGACGAAACCCTGCTGGTGATCCACTCACCCCAACTCGCCCAACACTTCACCCGAGAAATGGATCGCCTCTGGGACACCGCTGAACTGGGGATCACACCGCACATCCAACGCAAACTCGACCGTCAAAAAATCCGATGCGGGGATGGGGTGACAAGGGGCTGA
- a CDS encoding efflux RND transporter permease subunit produces MSASNNFITRPVLSTVCSLLIVIVGLIAIPILPIENLPDIAPPTVKVQATYVGADAVAVEQGVTSVLEQQINGVENMDFITSNSSSDGVSSISVSFDSGTDGNINQVNVQNRVSLAEPQLPEEVRKSGVTVNKASNSILLVYNFVNEDTSKTEYSVETISGYLDKNLTDNVKRVKGVGDVTYFGNRKIAFRLWLDPEKLAANNLSATDVVNKLRSQNRLVAAGKIGGAPAPEGQEYTFTVQLQGRLTSTQEFENIILRTTGAGGLVRFKDVGRVELGGETYGIDAMDLKGTPSVGIAIYQLSGSNAIEVSNGVKQVLNDFEQTLPVGLGVQKIYDTTDFINQSIKGVTNSLRDAVILVVLILFLFLQNWKATLVPAIAIPVALIGTFALVLAFGFSLNQLTLFGLVLATGLVVDDAITVVEDTSAKKAEGMTSVQAAMETMDELFGAVIATSLVKMAVFLPVLFFPGATGTIYKQFAATILFSIGISTFNALTFSPMLSALLLSRETKELSRNQYATAGVVLGFIYGLLSAGNGAAAALIPTVIGALIGFIAGKISGLPLRLPFTAGGAAVGLITTGVIFSNPIPVVLFTAIGGGVGYFIPVIFTNFNRLYGGFEKRYATILDGVLKARPIVMAALAVGILLTGFAFTRIPGGFVPIEDQGYAIGFVQAPEGVSNEKTLAINRQVAEVLRSEEDIASAALFSGASLDGNAPNKGLFFIGMNHWDERPGKDHTVGAVVKRLNAKLYGAIDGGRVFVVEPPSIPGYGTGGGFEFQLLDQSSGVYSLNEFFGSAQQIIQTANTDPVLNQVYTLFSPQAPQYKIDVDRQQMASLDVDFGSAMSAFSVNFGGAYVNDTFQEGKVRRVYVQADEVSRATPQRLSAIYVANAKGEQIPLSEFFTVKQTVGPSVIPHFNLYRSIKIDGTPKEGNSSGQAIGAMKQIFNAGSYQGLGFDWTGISREEVKAGSLAVVIFALGILAVFLVLSAQYESYTDPIIILLTVPTALLGALVFLGGAGQVLNIYAQVGLVMLIGLAGGNAILIVDLANQKMAEGESALEAAKFSAKSRLRPILMTAISSLTGFLPLMLATGAGAQSQSSLGLVVFGGLLVATFLSTLVVPVFYVVMKSLLGEADAKPPEDGPTPTPQPS; encoded by the coding sequence ATGTCTGCTTCCAATAACTTCATTACCCGGCCGGTTCTCAGCACGGTCTGCAGCCTGTTGATCGTGATCGTCGGTTTGATCGCCATTCCGATCCTGCCGATCGAAAACCTCCCGGATATTGCTCCCCCCACGGTGAAGGTTCAGGCCACCTACGTGGGCGCCGATGCCGTTGCCGTTGAGCAGGGCGTGACCTCCGTGCTCGAGCAGCAGATCAACGGGGTGGAGAACATGGACTTCATCACGTCCAACAGCTCGTCTGATGGTGTGAGTTCGATTTCCGTGTCGTTCGACAGTGGCACCGACGGCAACATCAACCAGGTGAACGTGCAGAACCGCGTTTCCTTGGCGGAGCCTCAGCTGCCCGAGGAGGTGCGCAAATCGGGTGTGACGGTGAACAAGGCCTCCAACTCGATCCTGCTCGTTTACAACTTCGTCAACGAAGACACCTCCAAAACCGAATATTCGGTGGAAACGATCAGTGGGTATCTCGACAAGAACCTCACCGATAACGTCAAACGGGTGAAAGGTGTTGGCGACGTTACCTACTTCGGCAACAGGAAGATCGCCTTTCGGCTCTGGTTGGACCCGGAGAAACTCGCGGCCAATAACCTTTCGGCCACCGATGTCGTCAACAAGCTGCGCAGTCAGAACCGTCTTGTGGCTGCCGGCAAGATCGGCGGTGCCCCTGCACCTGAGGGCCAGGAGTACACCTTCACTGTTCAGTTGCAGGGACGTCTGACCAGCACCCAGGAATTCGAGAACATCATTCTCAGAACCACCGGTGCCGGAGGCTTGGTTCGGTTCAAGGATGTAGGTCGAGTTGAGCTTGGCGGTGAGACCTATGGCATTGATGCCATGGATCTCAAGGGCACACCTTCGGTCGGCATCGCGATCTACCAGCTCTCCGGAAGTAATGCCATTGAGGTCTCCAATGGCGTCAAGCAGGTGCTGAACGATTTCGAGCAAACCCTGCCGGTTGGCCTCGGGGTCCAGAAGATTTACGACACCACCGACTTCATCAACCAGTCGATCAAGGGTGTGACCAACTCCCTTCGGGACGCGGTAATCCTGGTGGTGCTGATCCTGTTCCTGTTCCTGCAGAACTGGAAAGCCACGTTGGTTCCTGCCATTGCGATTCCGGTGGCCTTGATCGGCACCTTTGCTCTGGTGCTGGCATTCGGCTTCTCGCTCAACCAGCTCACCCTCTTCGGCCTGGTTCTGGCCACCGGTTTGGTGGTTGATGACGCCATCACGGTGGTGGAAGACACCTCCGCCAAGAAGGCAGAAGGCATGACCTCGGTGCAGGCCGCCATGGAAACCATGGATGAACTGTTCGGGGCTGTGATCGCCACCTCCCTGGTAAAGATGGCGGTGTTCCTTCCGGTGCTGTTTTTCCCGGGTGCCACCGGCACCATTTACAAGCAGTTCGCTGCCACGATCCTTTTCTCGATCGGCATCTCCACCTTCAACGCTCTGACCTTCTCGCCGATGCTGTCGGCTTTGTTGCTGTCCCGTGAGACCAAGGAGCTCAGCCGCAATCAGTACGCCACGGCCGGTGTGGTTCTTGGTTTCATTTACGGCTTGCTCAGTGCTGGCAATGGAGCCGCCGCAGCGCTGATCCCAACCGTGATTGGTGCGCTGATTGGCTTTATCGCCGGCAAGATCAGTGGTCTGCCCCTGCGTCTTCCCTTCACTGCTGGTGGTGCCGCGGTGGGTCTTATCACCACGGGGGTGATCTTCAGCAATCCGATTCCGGTGGTGTTGTTCACCGCCATTGGTGGCGGTGTTGGCTACTTCATTCCGGTGATCTTCACCAACTTCAATCGCCTTTATGGCGGTTTCGAGAAGCGCTACGCCACGATCCTCGATGGCGTTCTCAAGGCGCGCCCGATCGTTATGGCAGCCCTGGCGGTCGGCATCCTGCTCACGGGATTCGCCTTCACCCGCATTCCTGGTGGGTTTGTGCCGATCGAAGACCAGGGCTATGCCATCGGTTTTGTTCAGGCTCCTGAGGGTGTCTCCAACGAGAAAACCTTGGCGATCAACCGTCAGGTGGCGGAGGTGCTGCGCTCGGAGGAAGACATCGCATCAGCGGCCCTGTTCAGCGGCGCCAGCCTTGATGGCAACGCCCCCAACAAGGGTCTGTTCTTCATCGGCATGAACCACTGGGATGAGCGCCCCGGTAAGGACCACACCGTGGGAGCGGTGGTGAAGCGTCTCAACGCGAAGTTGTACGGCGCGATTGATGGGGGTCGTGTGTTTGTTGTGGAGCCTCCGTCGATTCCCGGTTATGGCACCGGTGGTGGATTTGAGTTCCAGCTGCTCGACCAGAGCAGCGGTGTGTATTCGTTGAATGAGTTTTTCGGATCTGCCCAGCAGATCATTCAGACGGCGAACACCGATCCCGTTCTCAATCAGGTTTACACGCTGTTTTCCCCCCAGGCTCCGCAATACAAGATTGATGTCGACAGGCAGCAGATGGCCTCGCTCGATGTCGATTTCGGTTCAGCCATGTCTGCGTTCAGCGTCAACTTCGGTGGTGCCTACGTGAACGACACCTTCCAGGAGGGCAAGGTTCGCCGCGTCTACGTTCAGGCCGATGAGGTGAGCCGGGCCACTCCACAACGGCTGTCGGCCATCTACGTCGCCAATGCCAAGGGCGAGCAGATTCCCCTCTCTGAGTTCTTCACCGTGAAGCAGACGGTGGGCCCCAGCGTCATTCCCCACTTCAACCTCTACCGCTCGATCAAGATCGACGGAACTCCCAAGGAGGGCAACAGCTCCGGACAGGCAATCGGAGCGATGAAGCAGATTTTCAACGCTGGCAGTTACCAGGGTCTTGGTTTCGACTGGACCGGTATCTCCCGCGAGGAGGTGAAGGCCGGATCTCTGGCTGTTGTGATCTTTGCCCTGGGCATCCTTGCGGTGTTTCTGGTGCTTTCCGCCCAGTACGAGAGCTACACCGATCCGATCATCATTCTTCTGACGGTCCCGACGGCCTTGCTGGGAGCTCTGGTGTTCCTCGGCGGTGCCGGCCAGGTGCTCAACATCTACGCCCAGGTGGGCCTGGTGATGCTCATCGGTCTTGCGGGCGGCAACGCGATTCTGATTGTCGACCTGGCGAACCAGAAGATGGCAGAGGGTGAGTCGGCTTTAGAGGCCGCCAAGTTCTCAGCCAAGTCGCGACTGCGGCCCATCCTGATGACGGCGATTTCTTCCCTGACCGGTTTCCTTCCCTTGATGCTCGCCACCGGTGCCGGTGCGCAGAGCCAATCATCCCTGGGCTTGGTGGTGTTCGGTGGTCTGCTGGTGGCGACCTTCCTATCCACCCTGGTGGTGCCAGTGTTCTACGTGGTGATGAAGAGCCTGCTGGGAGAAGCCGACGCCAAACCGCCTGAAGACGGCCCCACACCAACTCCTCAACCGAGCTGA
- a CDS encoding alpha-D-glucose phosphate-specific phosphoglucomutase produces the protein MTTSAPAEPTQRQVPLATPFTDQKPGTSGLRKSSRQFEEPHYLQSFIEASLRTLPGVQGGTLVVGGDGRYGNRRAIDVILRMGAAHGLSKVIVTTGGILSTPAASNLIRQRQAIGGIILSASHNPGGENGDFGVKVNGANGGPTPASFTDAVFECTKTLEQYTIVEAPEIPLDAPGLHSIGAMQVEVIDGVDDFVALMQELFNFDQIRDLIRSDFPLAFDAMHAVTGPYATRLFEGLLGAPAGSVRNGTPLKDFGNGHPDPNLTYAHDLADLLLEGDDYRFGAACDGDGDRNMILGQRCFVNPSDSLAVLTANATLAPAYASGLAGVARSMPTSAAVDVVANELGIDCFETPTGWKFFGNLLDAGKITLCGEESFGTGSNHVREKDGLWAVLFWLQILAVRRCSVAEIMAEHWKRFGRHYYSRHDYEAVASDAAHGLYDRLETMLPSLVGQSFAGRKISTADNFSYTDPVDGSVTKGQGLRILLDDGSRVVVRLSGTGTKGATIRVYLESYVPSSGDLNQDPQVALAEMISAINDLAEIQQRTGMDQPTVIT, from the coding sequence ATGACCACCTCGGCCCCTGCGGAACCGACCCAACGCCAGGTGCCCCTGGCCACCCCCTTCACCGATCAGAAGCCAGGGACCTCCGGCCTACGCAAGAGCAGTCGCCAGTTCGAGGAGCCCCATTACCTGCAGAGCTTCATCGAAGCGTCACTGCGCACCCTGCCTGGCGTGCAGGGCGGCACCCTGGTAGTGGGGGGCGACGGCCGTTACGGCAACCGCCGGGCCATCGATGTGATCCTGCGGATGGGCGCCGCCCACGGCCTCAGCAAGGTGATCGTTACCACGGGCGGCATCCTCTCCACGCCTGCCGCCTCCAACCTGATCCGGCAGCGTCAGGCCATCGGCGGCATCATCCTGTCCGCCAGCCACAACCCGGGTGGTGAGAACGGTGACTTTGGCGTCAAGGTCAACGGCGCCAACGGTGGCCCCACCCCCGCCTCCTTCACTGATGCGGTGTTCGAGTGCACCAAGACCCTGGAGCAGTACACGATTGTTGAAGCTCCAGAAATCCCACTGGATGCCCCTGGTCTGCACAGCATCGGGGCGATGCAAGTGGAGGTAATCGACGGCGTCGATGATTTCGTTGCCCTGATGCAGGAGCTGTTCAACTTCGATCAGATCCGTGACCTGATCCGCAGCGACTTCCCGCTGGCCTTTGACGCCATGCATGCCGTCACCGGGCCCTACGCCACTCGCTTGTTCGAGGGGCTGCTGGGTGCACCGGCGGGAAGCGTGCGCAACGGCACACCCCTGAAAGATTTCGGCAACGGTCACCCCGACCCCAACCTCACCTACGCCCACGACCTGGCCGACCTGCTTCTGGAGGGTGACGACTACCGTTTCGGTGCCGCCTGCGACGGAGACGGCGATCGCAACATGATCCTGGGCCAGCGCTGCTTCGTGAACCCCAGCGACAGCCTGGCTGTGCTCACTGCCAACGCCACCTTGGCGCCGGCCTATGCCTCAGGCTTGGCGGGTGTGGCCCGCTCCATGCCCACCAGCGCTGCGGTGGATGTGGTGGCCAACGAGCTGGGCATTGACTGCTTCGAAACCCCAACGGGCTGGAAATTCTTCGGTAACCTGCTTGACGCTGGCAAGATCACCCTCTGCGGGGAAGAAAGCTTCGGCACCGGCAGCAACCACGTGCGCGAGAAAGACGGGCTCTGGGCCGTGCTGTTCTGGCTGCAGATCCTGGCCGTGCGCCGCTGCAGCGTCGCCGAAATCATGGCCGAGCACTGGAAGCGCTTCGGACGCCACTATTACTCCCGTCACGACTACGAGGCCGTCGCCAGCGACGCCGCCCACGGTCTCTACGACCGCCTTGAAACCATGCTGCCGAGCCTGGTGGGCCAATCCTTTGCAGGGCGCAAGATCAGCACAGCGGACAACTTCAGCTACACCGATCCCGTTGATGGGTCCGTAACCAAGGGACAGGGTCTGCGCATCCTGTTGGACGACGGCAGCCGGGTGGTGGTGAGGCTCTCCGGCACAGGCACAAAGGGAGCGACGATTCGCGTCTACCTGGAGAGCTACGTGCCCAGCAGCGGCGACCTCAACCAGGATCCCCAGGTCGCCCTGGCCGAGATGATCAGTGCCATCAATGACCTGGCGGAGATCCAGCAACGCACGGGCATGGATCAGCCCACCGTGATCACCTGA
- a CDS encoding AAA family ATPase encodes MGQDLFAFHGEQQRRRLAPLADRMRPRTLEEFEGQSGILADGRLLRRAIKADRVGNLILHGPPGVGKTTLARIIANHTRAHFSSLNAVLAGVKDLRIEVDGARQRLERHGLRTILFIDEVHRFNSAQQDALLPWVENGTVTLIGATTENPYFEVNKALVSRSRLFRLLPLEPADLQRLLQRALSDEERGYGNRSIAINSDAADHLVDVAGGDARSLLNALELAVESSEPDGDGVIQIDLAIAEESIQQRAVLYDKHGDAHYDTISAFIKSLRGSDADAALFWLARMVEAGENPRFIFRRMLIAAGEDIGLADPQAIVVVEACAAAFERVGLPEGLYPLAQAALYLAGTEKSNSVLGFFDALKTVRDAQKQDVPGHLRDANRDGAAFGDGAGYRYPHAYAEHWVEQQYLPSALQGEVFWQPGQLGWEGQRRDRMAERRAAQLAAAAELAADQPLLLSSGPDRPGVDRWVQRQLGQEGERLQRLRERLWRDTPWNRRDRVLLLGMRSLIWVLDPLQAAPEGGVAVLCDDEADRSRLEAQMDLLEPEHRPDLLTGNLDGLPSSQVFDWIGGRLAAADLQGQNWMVLLEAINRHTHPTTGLRLLVSRAELGPAGALQKNGAAAELFNELVAQEQHWLERQQRPENLLADAGWQLRCEEWLEHLTLPGGSQLADRWLAEGSPYRRAMGEIEAEVLKELRRSLNGLGDGGLRLPMRHQLIQGRRKTP; translated from the coding sequence TTGGGTCAGGACCTCTTCGCTTTTCACGGTGAACAACAACGGCGACGGCTGGCCCCCCTGGCCGACCGAATGCGTCCACGCACGCTGGAGGAATTCGAGGGTCAAAGCGGGATCCTGGCCGACGGACGGCTCCTGCGCCGCGCCATCAAGGCCGATCGGGTCGGCAACCTGATCCTGCACGGGCCACCGGGGGTCGGCAAGACCACCCTGGCGCGGATCATTGCCAACCACACCCGCGCTCACTTCAGCAGCCTCAACGCGGTGCTTGCGGGCGTCAAAGATCTGCGGATCGAGGTGGATGGAGCACGCCAACGGCTGGAGCGGCATGGCTTGCGAACCATCCTCTTCATCGACGAGGTGCATCGCTTCAACAGTGCCCAACAGGACGCCCTGTTGCCATGGGTGGAAAACGGCACCGTCACCCTGATCGGTGCCACCACGGAAAACCCCTATTTTGAAGTCAACAAAGCCCTGGTCAGCCGCTCAAGACTGTTTCGTCTGCTGCCGCTGGAACCAGCCGATTTGCAACGGCTGCTGCAACGCGCCCTCAGCGATGAAGAACGGGGCTACGGCAACCGGTCGATCGCCATCAACAGCGATGCCGCCGACCACCTCGTGGATGTGGCGGGAGGAGACGCCCGCAGCCTGCTTAATGCCTTGGAACTGGCAGTGGAGAGCTCCGAGCCCGATGGCGATGGCGTCATTCAGATCGATCTGGCCATCGCCGAGGAATCCATCCAGCAGCGGGCTGTGCTCTACGACAAGCACGGCGACGCCCACTACGACACCATCAGCGCCTTCATCAAGTCCCTGCGGGGCTCGGATGCCGATGCGGCGCTGTTCTGGCTGGCGCGGATGGTAGAGGCCGGCGAGAACCCGCGCTTCATTTTCCGGCGGATGCTGATCGCAGCGGGGGAAGACATCGGCCTGGCCGACCCGCAGGCCATCGTTGTGGTGGAAGCCTGTGCCGCGGCCTTCGAACGGGTGGGTCTTCCGGAGGGGCTGTATCCGTTGGCCCAGGCCGCTCTTTACCTGGCAGGCACCGAAAAAAGCAACAGCGTTCTGGGCTTCTTTGATGCTCTCAAAACCGTGCGCGATGCGCAAAAACAGGACGTGCCCGGACATTTGCGGGATGCCAACCGGGATGGAGCCGCCTTTGGCGATGGCGCGGGCTACCGCTACCCCCACGCCTACGCCGAGCACTGGGTGGAGCAGCAATACCTCCCCTCCGCACTGCAGGGGGAAGTGTTCTGGCAGCCCGGTCAACTCGGATGGGAGGGGCAACGACGAGACCGAATGGCGGAACGCCGAGCGGCCCAACTCGCCGCAGCCGCAGAGTTGGCAGCGGACCAGCCTTTGCTACTCAGCAGTGGACCCGACCGTCCCGGTGTGGATCGCTGGGTGCAGCGCCAACTCGGCCAAGAAGGGGAACGGCTGCAACGCCTGCGCGAACGACTCTGGCGCGACACCCCCTGGAACCGCAGGGATCGGGTGCTGCTGTTGGGGATGCGATCGCTGATCTGGGTCCTCGATCCTTTGCAAGCCGCACCGGAGGGGGGCGTGGCTGTGCTCTGCGACGACGAAGCGGACCGCAGCCGGTTAGAAGCACAGATGGATCTGCTCGAACCGGAGCATCGACCTGACCTGCTGACGGGAAACCTCGATGGCCTTCCATCGAGCCAAGTGTTCGACTGGATCGGGGGACGACTCGCCGCGGCCGACCTGCAAGGGCAGAACTGGATGGTGCTGCTGGAGGCAATCAACAGGCACACCCACCCGACAACAGGCTTACGACTGCTGGTGAGCCGCGCCGAGCTGGGTCCGGCCGGTGCTCTCCAGAAAAACGGAGCTGCAGCGGAGCTGTTCAACGAACTTGTCGCCCAGGAACAACACTGGCTTGAGCGGCAGCAGCGACCGGAGAACCTGTTGGCGGATGCGGGCTGGCAGCTCCGTTGTGAGGAGTGGCTGGAACACCTGACCCTTCCTGGTGGCTCGCAACTGGCCGATCGATGGCTCGCCGAGGGGTCGCCCTACCGGCGGGCCATGGGGGAGATCGAGGCTGAAGTGTTGAAAGAATTACGCCGGTCGTTGAACGGCCTTGGCGACGGCGGCCTGCGACTGCCGATGCGCCATCAGCTGATCCAGGGCCGGCGAAAAACGCCATAA
- a CDS encoding efflux RND transporter periplasmic adaptor subunit → MRHPQRLLLTLAALITVSSCKGEATKQPPPPKVQAVSTQMADFTEGVDTVSTLEASNLVELAAQSGGRILELKIRQGDEVEAGQLLVVLDQEQQRALLAEDKAKADTAKVNYERYQYLAQTGAASQKELDFYRTQFIAAQEKVKSTEATLSYNNLIAPSAGMVADVTVKVGDVIQQGQVFTSLVQNNELEARVEVPAVFSSRLSLGQPVLLSAPGSYELIATGSVGSIDPRVNKQTQGLLVKAVFPNEDGKLRDGQRLRTRVQIKAQEELAVPFAAVTQTSGQSFVFRLGTFDELKQNPGKADVEKLEKGIKAGKLPADAMFALQTPVTVGELENQLYPITKGLEANQMVVTTNLLNLKHGMPVQVQPAKAN, encoded by the coding sequence GTGCGTCATCCGCAGCGACTCCTGCTCACTCTCGCCGCCTTGATCACGGTCAGTTCCTGCAAGGGTGAGGCCACGAAGCAGCCGCCGCCGCCGAAAGTGCAGGCTGTTTCCACCCAAATGGCTGACTTCACCGAGGGTGTCGACACCGTCAGCACATTGGAAGCCAGCAACCTCGTCGAGCTCGCCGCCCAATCAGGAGGGCGGATTCTGGAGTTGAAGATTCGTCAGGGCGATGAAGTTGAAGCCGGCCAGCTGCTGGTGGTTCTCGATCAGGAGCAGCAACGGGCACTGCTAGCGGAAGACAAAGCAAAGGCGGACACCGCCAAGGTGAACTACGAGCGATATCAGTATCTCGCCCAAACCGGAGCGGCCTCTCAGAAGGAGCTGGATTTTTATCGGACGCAGTTCATTGCGGCCCAGGAGAAGGTGAAATCCACAGAAGCCACGTTGAGCTACAACAACTTGATCGCCCCTTCAGCGGGGATGGTGGCGGACGTCACCGTCAAGGTCGGTGATGTGATTCAGCAGGGGCAGGTGTTCACCAGCCTGGTGCAGAACAACGAACTCGAAGCCCGTGTTGAGGTGCCCGCAGTGTTCTCCTCGCGTCTGTCCCTTGGACAGCCCGTGCTGTTGAGTGCACCGGGCAGTTACGAGCTGATTGCCACTGGATCAGTGGGCTCGATTGATCCCAGGGTCAACAAGCAGACCCAGGGTTTGCTGGTGAAGGCTGTTTTCCCGAATGAGGATGGAAAACTGCGGGATGGTCAGCGCCTGCGCACGCGGGTTCAGATCAAGGCCCAGGAAGAATTGGCTGTTCCCTTTGCCGCCGTCACGCAGACCTCAGGCCAGAGCTTTGTCTTCCGCCTCGGCACCTTTGACGAGCTCAAGCAGAATCCCGGCAAGGCTGATGTTGAGAAGTTGGAGAAGGGCATCAAGGCAGGCAAGCTTCCTGCGGATGCCATGTTCGCCCTCCAAACTCCCGTCACGGTGGGGGAGCTGGAAAACCAGCTGTATCCGATCACCAAAGGCTTGGAAGCCAATCAGATGGTGGTCACCACCAACTTGCTCAACCTGAAACACGGTATGCCGGTTCAGGTGCAGCCCGCCAAGGCGAACTGA